A section of the Brevundimonas sp. AJA228-03 genome encodes:
- a CDS encoding ATP synthase F1 subunit epsilon, whose translation MAGKLSFSLVSPEREVFSGLVDQVDAPGVEGDFGVLADHAPFMTALREGPVTVFDGASRRTFTVRGGFADVTPAGLSILAEEATETAAA comes from the coding sequence ATGGCGGGCAAGCTCAGCTTTTCGCTGGTCTCGCCGGAACGCGAGGTCTTCTCCGGCCTCGTCGATCAGGTCGATGCGCCGGGCGTCGAGGGTGACTTCGGCGTCCTGGCCGACCACGCGCCCTTCATGACCGCCCTGCGCGAAGGCCCGGTCACGGTGTTCGACGGCGCGTCGCGGCGGACCTTTACGGTGCGCGGAGGCTTCGCCGACGTGACCCCCGCCGGCCTGTCCATCCTGGCCGAGGAAGCCACGGAAACAGCCGCGGCTTAA
- the rsfS gene encoding ribosome silencing factor — protein sequence MDAIEPIHAEDGDDGSDEDLSDDSAEDFPLFGADDDADDVSSFDRQGVVPTGSNPLETALLSKLDEDKAQDIVLIDLKGKSPMADTMIVASGRSHRHVGALADHLLRTLKEQGLGRAKVEGLPHCDWVLIDAGDVIVHLFRPEVRMFYNIEKIWAVDSAHRTANA from the coding sequence ATGGATGCCATCGAACCCATCCACGCCGAGGACGGCGACGACGGTTCGGACGAAGACCTTTCCGACGACTCCGCCGAGGATTTTCCGCTGTTCGGCGCGGACGATGACGCCGACGACGTATCCAGCTTCGACCGCCAGGGCGTGGTGCCCACCGGCTCGAACCCGCTGGAGACCGCACTTCTGTCCAAACTCGACGAGGACAAGGCCCAGGACATCGTCCTGATCGACCTGAAGGGCAAGTCCCCGATGGCCGACACCATGATCGTGGCCTCGGGCCGCTCACACCGTCACGTCGGTGCCCTGGCCGACCATCTGCTGCGCACGCTCAAGGAACAGGGTCTGGGCCGCGCCAAGGTCGAGGGTCTGCCCCACTGCGACTGGGTGCTGATCGACGCCGGCGACGTCATCGTCCATCTGTTCCGGCCCGAAGTGCGGATGTTCTACAACATCGAGAAGATCTGGGCCGTCGACAGCGCGCACCGGACGGCGAACGCCTGA
- a CDS encoding nicotinate-nucleotide adenylyltransferase, which yields MSFFHAGPAPQASGPRSGALRDGLTLMPGMKVGLFGGSFNPAHDGHAHVAETAMRRLDLDRVVWLVSPQNPLKDARQTAPLAERLASAQAFAGGPRMTVSDFESRAGTFWTIDTLRALKARHPGVRFVWLMGSDNLESFHRWRGWTDIMRMMPVAVVARPGSLLESRSAPAARRFAGHRVASDEARMLPLMAAPAWTYLTAPLNPSSSTAVRNKGGPPLS from the coding sequence TTGTCCTTCTTCCATGCCGGTCCCGCGCCCCAGGCGAGCGGCCCCCGATCCGGGGCGTTGAGGGACGGCCTGACCCTGATGCCCGGCATGAAGGTCGGACTGTTCGGCGGGTCGTTCAATCCGGCGCACGACGGCCACGCCCACGTTGCCGAAACCGCCATGCGGCGGCTGGATCTGGATCGGGTCGTCTGGCTGGTCTCGCCCCAGAACCCGCTGAAGGACGCCCGCCAGACCGCACCGCTGGCCGAGCGGCTGGCCTCGGCCCAGGCGTTCGCCGGCGGCCCCCGCATGACCGTCTCCGATTTCGAGAGCCGCGCCGGCACCTTCTGGACCATCGACACCTTGCGGGCGCTGAAGGCCCGGCATCCCGGCGTGCGGTTCGTCTGGCTGATGGGCTCCGACAATCTGGAAAGCTTTCACCGCTGGCGCGGATGGACCGACATCATGCGGATGATGCCCGTCGCGGTCGTCGCCCGACCCGGCTCCCTGCTGGAAAGCCGCTCGGCCCCCGCAGCCCGCCGCTTCGCCGGCCACCGCGTGGCTTCGGACGAGGCCCGCATGTTGCCCCTGATGGCCGCCCCGGCCTGGACCTATCTGACCGCGCCCCTGAACCCCAGTTCGTCGACGGCGGTGCGAAACAAGGGCGGGCCGCCGCTCAGCTAG
- a CDS encoding divergent polysaccharide deacetylase family protein, which yields MFAKRQSALAAAAGAPPPGRGLKLDFKPVGAMLKKPPVAVGAAGLLLLGTVALFLTVLGDPRAGTPSARVSLHRPAPVAPPAPSGLEAFSMGGFGAWQGLSGVPVDPATGAAGGDALITLPDGATVAGGSAIAAPPQPAQPLVAAPIAGLSQPGPLGPLPVIAPDGRVPAQAYARPFRPNGKPTVALIVGGLGLNAVTTRAAIERLPAEVTLSFVPYAEGLQGWINLARAQGHEVMIEIPMEPTGYPNTDPGPYTLLNNATPDDVQAKMNWLLGRATGYFGVTNYLGDRFVTSDTGMSAFLGILRQRGIAFLDDGSARRRPGAWARASADSIIDETQTPAAIIGALNMLEATAKTRGAAMGTGFAYPVTVEAAARWTAGLEARGLQLAPASAMTQRPGR from the coding sequence ATGTTCGCCAAGCGCCAGTCCGCCCTCGCCGCCGCCGCCGGTGCCCCGCCTCCGGGTCGGGGTCTGAAGCTCGACTTCAAACCCGTCGGGGCGATGCTGAAGAAACCGCCCGTCGCCGTGGGGGCCGCTGGCCTGCTGCTGCTGGGCACCGTCGCCCTGTTCCTGACCGTGCTGGGCGACCCCCGGGCCGGCACGCCGTCGGCGCGCGTTTCCCTGCACCGCCCCGCCCCTGTCGCTCCCCCCGCGCCTTCGGGGCTGGAGGCGTTCAGCATGGGTGGATTCGGGGCCTGGCAGGGTCTGTCGGGGGTTCCCGTCGATCCCGCCACCGGCGCGGCCGGCGGCGACGCCCTGATCACCCTGCCCGACGGGGCCACCGTCGCAGGCGGCTCGGCCATCGCGGCCCCGCCCCAGCCGGCCCAGCCCCTGGTCGCGGCCCCCATCGCCGGTCTCAGCCAGCCGGGTCCGCTGGGGCCTCTGCCCGTCATCGCGCCCGACGGCCGCGTCCCGGCCCAGGCCTATGCCCGCCCCTTCCGCCCGAACGGCAAGCCGACGGTGGCCCTGATCGTCGGCGGACTCGGCCTCAACGCCGTGACCACCCGCGCCGCGATCGAGCGCCTGCCCGCCGAGGTCACCCTGTCCTTCGTGCCCTATGCCGAGGGCCTTCAGGGGTGGATCAACCTGGCCCGCGCGCAAGGGCACGAGGTGATGATCGAGATCCCGATGGAGCCGACCGGTTATCCCAACACCGACCCCGGGCCCTATACCCTGCTGAACAATGCCACCCCCGACGACGTCCAGGCCAAGATGAACTGGCTGCTGGGCCGCGCGACCGGCTATTTCGGGGTCACCAACTATCTCGGCGACCGGTTCGTGACCTCCGACACGGGCATGAGCGCCTTCCTCGGCATCCTGCGCCAGCGCGGCATCGCCTTCCTCGACGATGGCTCGGCCCGTCGCCGGCCGGGGGCCTGGGCCCGCGCCAGCGCCGACAGCATCATCGATGAGACCCAGACCCCCGCCGCCATCATCGGGGCCCTCAACATGCTGGAAGCCACCGCCAAGACCCGCGGCGCGGCGATGGGGACCGGCTTCGCCTATCCCGTGACGGTCGAGGCCGCCGCCCGCTGGACCGCCGGTCTGGAAGCCCGCGGTCTGCAACTGGCCCCGGCGTCGGCGATGACGCAGAGGCCGGGAAGATAG
- the rlmH gene encoding 23S rRNA (pseudouridine(1915)-N(3))-methyltransferase RlmH produces the protein MKLAIVAIGKPGRGPEATLASDYAARATAAGRALGLGPLDLIDLDPRKPGKAPEAELILAAAEGAHLIACDERGRTWPSRAFADHIAALRDRGERRLVFAIGGADGLDAGILAAAGSTLAFGPQTWPHALARAMLAEQLYRAVTILAGSPYHRD, from the coding sequence ATGAAGCTGGCGATCGTGGCGATCGGCAAACCCGGGCGCGGTCCCGAGGCCACGCTCGCCAGCGACTATGCCGCCCGCGCGACCGCCGCCGGGCGGGCCCTGGGGCTGGGCCCGCTCGATCTGATCGACCTCGATCCGCGAAAGCCGGGCAAGGCCCCGGAGGCCGAACTGATTCTGGCCGCCGCCGAGGGCGCGCATCTGATCGCCTGCGACGAACGGGGCCGGACCTGGCCCAGTCGCGCCTTCGCCGACCACATCGCTGCCCTGCGCGACCGGGGTGAGCGGCGGCTGGTCTTCGCCATCGGCGGGGCGGACGGACTGGATGCCGGCATTCTGGCCGCCGCCGGATCGACCCTGGCCTTCGGACCCCAGACCTGGCCCCATGCCCTGGCCCGCGCCATGCTGGCCGAACAGCTCTATCGCGCCGTGACGATCCTGGCCGGATCACCCTATCATCGGGACTGA
- the obgE gene encoding GTPase ObgE: MKFLDQAKIYIRSGNGGAGSVSFRREKFIPNGGPDGGDGGNGGNVWVEAVEGLNTLIDYRYQQHFKAPTGGHGQGRQMHGARGEDIVLKVPVGTQVLGEDKETVVLDMVEAGQRELLLSGGNGGWGNVRFKGPINQAPRHANPGQEGQEMWIWLRLKLIADIGLAGLPNAGKSTFLAAASAARPKIADYPFTTLAPNLGMVDLSPGERFVIADIPGLIEGASEGAGLGTRFLGHVERSASLIHLIDGTQDDVAEAYRIIRGELDAYGEGLADKQEILALNKIDALTPEAREEKAAELEAVAGRRPMLVSGVSGEGVPELLRAAWAEVRKTRGEIDEEGDEIETFADGWVP, translated from the coding sequence ATGAAGTTCCTCGACCAGGCCAAGATCTACATCCGCTCCGGCAATGGCGGGGCGGGCTCCGTGTCGTTCCGGCGCGAGAAATTCATCCCCAACGGCGGTCCGGACGGCGGCGACGGCGGCAATGGGGGCAATGTCTGGGTCGAGGCGGTCGAGGGGCTGAACACCCTGATCGACTATCGCTACCAGCAGCATTTCAAGGCTCCGACCGGCGGCCACGGACAGGGCCGCCAGATGCACGGGGCCAGGGGCGAGGACATCGTGCTGAAAGTTCCGGTCGGCACCCAGGTGCTGGGCGAGGACAAGGAAACGGTCGTGCTCGACATGGTCGAGGCGGGCCAGAGGGAGCTGCTGCTCAGTGGCGGCAACGGCGGCTGGGGCAATGTCCGCTTCAAGGGCCCGATCAACCAGGCCCCCCGCCACGCCAATCCGGGCCAGGAAGGCCAGGAGATGTGGATCTGGCTGCGGCTGAAGCTGATCGCCGACATCGGCCTGGCGGGCCTGCCCAACGCCGGCAAGTCGACCTTCCTCGCCGCCGCCAGCGCTGCGCGTCCCAAGATCGCCGACTATCCGTTCACGACGCTCGCCCCCAACCTCGGCATGGTCGACCTGAGCCCCGGCGAACGGTTCGTCATCGCCGATATCCCCGGCCTGATCGAGGGCGCATCGGAGGGGGCGGGTCTGGGCACCCGGTTCCTGGGCCACGTCGAACGCTCGGCCTCCCTGATCCACCTGATCGACGGCACCCAGGACGACGTCGCCGAGGCCTACCGCATCATCCGCGGCGAGCTGGACGCCTATGGCGAGGGCCTGGCCGACAAGCAGGAAATCCTGGCGCTCAACAAGATCGACGCCCTGACCCCCGAGGCGCGCGAGGAGAAGGCGGCGGAACTGGAAGCCGTGGCCGGTCGCCGCCCGATGCTGGTTTCCGGCGTTTCCGGAGAGGGCGTGCCCGAACTGCTGCGCGCGGCCTGGGCCGAGGTGCGCAAGACGCGGGGCGAGATCGACGAGGAAGGCGACGAGATCGAGACCTTCGCCGACGGCTGGGTGCCTTAG
- a CDS encoding amidohydrolase family protein: MRRFALISLTALALSAMPALAQELTAITGGRVLTGTSIIENGTVVIQNGRVVSVGTGAAPSGARVIDARGKVVAPGFVAVDAGLGASEVSSVDGSDDLSNSANTISASFDVSYGLDPWSFTLPVARLGGITRAIVVPNHAGSGGGGLHQDDGEAAFAGAGDGGYQTPGLFAGTASIIHLAAGSDILVKPRVAMVAPFGEAGAGIAGGARGAQFVQFRETLAEVRLYARNKSAYDRAGLRDLSLSRADLEALIPVASGDMPLIVTVRRAADILQVLRLADEEGVKVILDGADEGWLVAPQIAAAGVPVLLNPIDNLPGSIETRASRMENAAVLNAAGVVIAIKGNGVHRAREARYNAGNAVSHGLPFEAAIAALTVNPARIFGMGGQFGELRAGAAADVVVWSGDPLEPLSSVTAEFINGQEQPLTSRQILLRDRYRAGGRIDGGMPVAYGQ; encoded by the coding sequence ATGCGCCGTTTCGCACTGATCTCGCTGACGGCCCTGGCCCTGTCGGCCATGCCCGCCCTCGCCCAGGAGCTCACCGCCATCACCGGCGGCCGCGTCCTGACCGGCACCTCGATCATCGAGAACGGCACCGTCGTGATCCAGAACGGCCGCGTCGTCTCGGTCGGCACCGGGGCGGCGCCCTCCGGGGCCCGCGTGATCGACGCGCGCGGCAAGGTCGTCGCACCCGGCTTCGTCGCCGTGGATGCCGGGCTGGGAGCCTCCGAAGTCTCGTCGGTGGACGGGTCCGACGATCTATCGAACAGCGCCAACACCATCTCGGCCTCGTTCGACGTCAGCTATGGCCTCGATCCGTGGTCCTTCACCCTGCCCGTCGCGCGTCTGGGCGGCATCACCCGCGCCATCGTGGTGCCGAATCACGCGGGGTCGGGCGGCGGCGGCCTGCATCAGGACGACGGCGAGGCCGCGTTCGCGGGCGCAGGCGACGGCGGCTACCAGACGCCCGGCCTGTTCGCCGGCACGGCCTCGATCATCCACCTGGCCGCCGGAAGCGACATCCTGGTCAAGCCACGCGTGGCCATGGTCGCGCCGTTCGGAGAGGCGGGGGCCGGTATCGCCGGTGGCGCGCGCGGGGCCCAGTTCGTCCAGTTCCGGGAAACCCTGGCCGAAGTCCGCCTCTATGCCCGCAACAAGTCCGCCTATGACCGCGCAGGCCTGCGCGATCTCAGCCTGTCCCGCGCCGACCTCGAGGCCCTGATCCCGGTCGCCAGTGGCGACATGCCCCTGATCGTGACCGTGCGCCGCGCGGCCGACATCCTGCAGGTGCTGCGCCTGGCCGATGAGGAGGGGGTCAAGGTCATCCTGGACGGTGCCGACGAGGGCTGGCTGGTCGCTCCGCAGATCGCGGCGGCCGGCGTGCCTGTCCTGCTGAACCCGATCGACAACCTGCCCGGCAGTATCGAGACCCGCGCCTCGCGCATGGAGAATGCTGCGGTCCTCAACGCCGCAGGCGTCGTCATCGCCATCAAGGGCAATGGCGTCCACCGCGCGCGCGAGGCCCGCTACAACGCCGGCAATGCGGTCTCGCACGGCCTGCCGTTCGAGGCGGCGATCGCGGCCCTGACCGTCAACCCGGCCCGCATCTTCGGCATGGGCGGGCAGTTCGGCGAACTGCGCGCCGGGGCCGCCGCCGATGTTGTGGTGTGGTCCGGCGACCCGCTGGAACCCCTGTCCTCGGTCACCGCCGAGTTCATCAACGGCCAGGAACAGCCCCTGACCAGCCGCCAGATCCTGCTGCGCGACCGCTATCGCGCGGGCGGCCGGATCGATGGCGGCATGCCGGTGGCGTACGGGCAGTAA
- a CDS encoding RNA pyrophosphohydrolase — translation MPSFPKHRPNVGVVLFNAAGQVWYGHRAGQPTDHAWQFPQGGVDRGEDLEAAARRELEEETGVTSAALIGRTEGWIVYDFPEALKLAHRLEGRKPWDGQKQVWFAFRFTGDEAEIALNRHDEIEFDAWRWGELSEACDLIVPFKRAAYEQVVAAFSRFTP, via the coding sequence ATGCCCTCCTTCCCCAAACACCGCCCCAACGTCGGCGTCGTCCTGTTCAATGCCGCAGGCCAGGTCTGGTACGGCCATCGCGCCGGTCAACCGACGGACCATGCTTGGCAGTTCCCGCAAGGCGGGGTGGACAGGGGCGAGGACCTCGAGGCCGCCGCCCGACGCGAGCTGGAGGAAGAGACCGGTGTCACCTCTGCCGCGCTGATCGGCCGCACCGAAGGCTGGATCGTCTACGACTTCCCCGAGGCCCTGAAACTGGCGCACCGGCTCGAGGGCCGGAAGCCCTGGGACGGCCAGAAGCAGGTCTGGTTCGCCTTCCGCTTCACCGGCGACGAGGCCGAGATCGCCCTGAACCGCCACGACGAGATCGAGTTCGACGCCTGGCGCTGGGGCGAGCTGTCGGAGGCCTGCGACCTGATCGTGCCGTTCAAGCGCGCGGCCTATGAACAGGTCGTGGCGGCGTTCAGCCGGTTCACGCCCTGA
- a CDS encoding S41 family peptidase has product MRKLFIVGGAVLALGLSGMTVASQTPRNETFRMLQLFGDTLAVVEQYYVVPVDNKKLIEAALAGMMTALDPHSNYLSPDGYGDLQERTTGEYSGVGLTISAEGGVVKVISPMDDSPAARAGVKAGDVISAIDGQNASGLTVSQVSDRLRGAMGTSVKVTFLRDGEDPLETTLVREVIKVESVTGRLEGDFGYLRISTFNENTGRELAAAIQKIRTEKPDVKGFVLDLRNNGGGLLTAAIDVSDTFLQRGEIVSQRGRKPDQIERYAARPGDLTGGLPLVVLINYGSASASEIVAGALKDQERATLVGLTSFGKGSVQTVIPLRNGQDGALSITTARYYTPSGRSIQKIGIEPDLEVARNAAEARIVSRSSFIYSEAAYATALDASIGAERKGAHTPREAPGEDYDKDADYQLQRALDVLRAGGDLTRLAAAPDGIVINDGTIQTAAVDTTEEPEGE; this is encoded by the coding sequence ATGCGTAAACTGTTCATCGTCGGCGGTGCCGTCCTCGCCCTGGGGCTCAGCGGCATGACCGTGGCGTCCCAGACGCCGAGGAACGAGACGTTCCGCATGCTGCAGCTGTTCGGCGATACCCTGGCGGTGGTCGAGCAGTATTATGTGGTCCCGGTCGACAACAAGAAGCTGATCGAGGCGGCCCTGGCGGGCATGATGACCGCGCTGGATCCGCATTCCAACTATCTGTCCCCGGACGGGTATGGCGACCTGCAGGAGCGGACGACCGGCGAATACTCCGGCGTCGGCCTGACCATCTCTGCCGAGGGCGGCGTGGTGAAAGTCATCTCGCCGATGGACGACAGCCCCGCCGCCCGCGCGGGCGTCAAGGCCGGGGACGTCATCTCGGCCATCGATGGCCAGAACGCCTCGGGTCTTACGGTGTCGCAGGTGTCGGACAGGCTGCGCGGTGCCATGGGCACATCGGTGAAGGTGACCTTCCTGCGCGACGGTGAGGACCCTCTGGAGACCACCCTGGTCCGTGAGGTCATCAAGGTCGAAAGCGTGACCGGCCGCCTGGAGGGCGATTTCGGCTATCTGCGCATCTCGACCTTCAACGAGAACACCGGGCGCGAACTGGCCGCCGCGATCCAGAAGATCAGGACCGAAAAGCCCGATGTGAAGGGCTTCGTGCTGGACCTGCGCAACAACGGAGGCGGCCTGCTGACCGCCGCCATCGACGTGTCCGATACCTTCCTGCAGCGTGGCGAGATCGTCAGCCAGCGGGGACGCAAGCCCGACCAGATCGAACGTTATGCCGCCCGGCCCGGAGACCTGACCGGCGGCCTGCCGCTGGTGGTGCTGATCAACTATGGATCGGCCTCGGCGTCCGAGATCGTCGCCGGCGCGCTGAAAGATCAGGAGCGGGCGACCCTCGTCGGCCTGACCAGCTTCGGAAAGGGCTCGGTCCAGACCGTGATCCCGCTCAGGAACGGTCAGGACGGTGCGCTGTCGATCACCACGGCGCGCTATTACACCCCGTCCGGCCGCTCGATCCAGAAGATCGGCATCGAGCCGGACCTGGAAGTCGCCCGCAACGCGGCGGAGGCCCGCATCGTCTCCCGCTCCAGCTTCATCTATTCCGAAGCCGCCTATGCCACGGCGCTGGACGCCTCGATCGGCGCGGAACGCAAGGGCGCCCATACGCCCCGCGAGGCCCCCGGCGAGGACTATGACAAGGACGCCGACTACCAGCTGCAGCGCGCGCTTGACGTGCTCCGCGCCGGTGGTGACCTGACCCGCCTGGCCGCCGCGCCCGACGGCATCGTCATCAACGACGGCACGATCCAGACGGCCGCGGTCGATACGACGGAAGAGCCAGAGGGCGAATAG
- a CDS encoding amidohydrolase, whose protein sequence is MIRHALRGPSLAVVACALALSACATTGDGAAAPDGSDNAGADTDRTMARGLDASTNLDPFPSTYQPLPRDNIAIVGGTVLTGTGQKIENGVVLVADGKVETVGPASTAVPAGYRVVDARGRYVTPGIIDVHSHLGVYPSPGVTGMSDGNEATSPNTAQVWAEHSIWPQDPGFNTARAGGVTTLQILPGSANLFGGRSVTVRNIPSISMQGMKFPGAPYGVKMACGENPSRVYGSRNQSPATGMGNVAGYRAAFIAAQDYREKWDRWRETGEGSPPTRNLQNETLAGVLDGSILVQNHCYRADEMMVMLDIAREFGYRITAFHHAIEAYKIAPQLAAAGVCADMWTGWWGFKMEALDGIEANAALVDAPEGSCAVIHSDDAQLTQRLNQEAAAALAAGRNAGLDISEEHAISWITSNAARSIGIGDETGSLEAGKRGDVVIWSANPFSVYARADQVFIDGALTFDRFDPRYQPVSDFELGQPGFGLTAATVNEGAR, encoded by the coding sequence ATGATCCGTCACGCCTTGCGGGGCCCCAGCCTCGCCGTCGTCGCCTGCGCGCTGGCGCTATCCGCCTGCGCCACCACCGGGGACGGGGCCGCAGCGCCCGATGGCTCGGACAATGCCGGAGCCGACACCGATCGGACCATGGCGCGCGGTCTCGACGCCTCGACCAACCTGGATCCCTTCCCCTCGACCTATCAGCCCCTGCCGCGCGACAATATCGCCATCGTCGGCGGGACGGTGCTGACCGGGACCGGCCAGAAGATCGAGAACGGCGTCGTTCTGGTCGCGGACGGCAAGGTCGAGACGGTCGGCCCGGCCTCGACCGCCGTACCCGCCGGCTACCGCGTCGTCGACGCCCGCGGCCGCTATGTGACACCCGGCATCATCGATGTGCACTCGCACCTCGGCGTCTATCCCTCGCCCGGCGTCACCGGCATGAGCGACGGCAATGAGGCGACCAGCCCGAATACCGCCCAGGTCTGGGCCGAACACTCGATCTGGCCCCAGGACCCGGGCTTCAACACCGCCCGCGCCGGCGGCGTCACCACGCTGCAGATCCTGCCCGGATCGGCCAATCTGTTCGGCGGTCGCTCGGTGACGGTCCGCAACATCCCTTCGATCTCCATGCAGGGCATGAAATTCCCGGGCGCGCCCTATGGCGTGAAGATGGCCTGCGGCGAGAACCCCAGCCGCGTCTACGGCAGCCGCAACCAGTCGCCCGCGACCGGCATGGGCAATGTCGCCGGCTATCGCGCCGCCTTCATCGCCGCCCAAGACTACCGCGAGAAATGGGACAGGTGGCGCGAGACGGGCGAGGGCTCGCCCCCCACCCGCAACCTGCAGAATGAAACCCTGGCCGGGGTGCTGGACGGCTCCATCCTGGTCCAGAACCACTGCTACCGCGCCGACGAGATGATGGTGATGCTCGATATCGCCAGGGAGTTCGGCTACCGGATCACCGCCTTCCACCACGCCATCGAGGCCTACAAGATCGCACCGCAGCTGGCCGCGGCCGGCGTCTGCGCCGACATGTGGACCGGCTGGTGGGGCTTCAAGATGGAGGCCCTGGACGGGATCGAGGCGAACGCCGCCCTGGTCGATGCGCCCGAGGGCTCCTGCGCCGTCATCCACTCCGACGACGCCCAGCTGACCCAGAGGCTGAACCAGGAGGCCGCCGCCGCCCTGGCCGCCGGCCGCAATGCAGGCCTGGACATCTCCGAGGAACACGCCATCAGCTGGATCACCTCCAACGCCGCCCGCTCCATCGGCATCGGCGACGAGACCGGGTCGCTGGAGGCCGGCAAGCGGGGCGACGTCGTGATCTGGAGCGCCAATCCGTTCAGCGTCTATGCCCGCGCCGACCAGGTCTTCATCGACGGGGCGCTCACGTTTGACCGCTTCGACCCCCGCTACCAGCCCGTGTCCGACTTCGAGCTGGGCCAGCCGGGCTTCGGCCTGACCGCCGCCACCGTGAACGAGGGAGCCCGCTGA
- a CDS encoding murein hydrolase activator EnvC: MNRPALLSLMIALSALPAAASVQDDLELLQARYRDEVVRARRLRADAAEAAVSLAALDRQLTSLRRDQTADDVQMSAQRQRLRDLSRREAVLVTELARTRDAQGRLFSALQMMSRKPPPPLLVPADRAVDTVRAAILMKAMAPALQRRAAGFDARQAEVRRIRRLAVLASERLLTSESTQGDRRAEIEDLVARRSALLAVLKADADRAERASAALETRIRNLGGRPADIVPSRDATPAMRLPAGRARLTPPVSGSPTVRFGRGSSGWRWPSSAGPVASPAAARVDYAGPLNGWGQVVILDLGPGWRAVIAGLDGVSVASGDRIADGQSVGTGTAGGEVYLELRREDRPVDPAPYL, from the coding sequence ATGAATCGGCCCGCCCTCCTGTCCCTGATGATCGCCCTGTCGGCCCTGCCGGCCGCGGCATCGGTTCAGGACGATCTCGAACTGCTTCAGGCCCGCTATCGCGACGAGGTCGTCCGCGCCCGCCGCCTGCGCGCAGACGCGGCCGAAGCGGCCGTCTCCCTGGCCGCACTCGACCGTCAGCTGACCTCATTGCGGCGCGACCAGACCGCCGACGACGTCCAGATGTCGGCCCAGCGCCAGCGTCTGCGAGACCTGTCCCGACGCGAGGCCGTCCTCGTCACGGAACTGGCCCGCACCCGCGACGCCCAGGGCCGCCTGTTCTCGGCCCTGCAGATGATGAGCCGCAAGCCGCCGCCACCCCTGCTGGTTCCGGCCGACCGCGCCGTCGATACCGTCCGGGCTGCCATCCTGATGAAGGCCATGGCCCCGGCGCTGCAGCGTCGCGCCGCGGGCTTCGATGCGCGCCAGGCCGAGGTCCGCCGCATCCGCCGTCTCGCCGTCCTGGCCAGCGAGCGGCTGCTGACCAGCGAGAGCACCCAGGGAGATCGCCGCGCCGAGATCGAGGACCTGGTCGCCCGCCGCTCCGCCCTGCTGGCCGTGCTCAAGGCCGACGCCGACCGGGCCGAGCGCGCCTCGGCCGCGCTGGAGACCCGCATCCGCAATCTGGGTGGCCGACCGGCCGATATCGTCCCGTCCAGGGACGCGACCCCGGCCATGCGCCTGCCCGCCGGACGCGCACGCCTCACCCCGCCGGTCTCCGGTTCGCCCACCGTCCGGTTCGGACGCGGCTCCAGCGGCTGGCGCTGGCCGTCCAGCGCCGGTCCGGTCGCCTCGCCCGCCGCCGCCCGCGTCGACTATGCCGGTCCTCTGAACGGCTGGGGCCAGGTGGTCATCCTCGATCTCGGCCCCGGCTGGCGCGCGGTCATCGCCGGTCTGGACGGAGTCTCGGTCGCCTCCGGAGACCGGATCGCCGACGGCCAGTCGGTCGGCACCGGCACGGCGGGCGGTGAGGTCTATCTGGAGCTGCGCCGCGAGGATCGCCCCGTGGATCCGGCCCCGTACCTTTAA